One stretch of Thalassovita sp. DNA includes these proteins:
- a CDS encoding pyridoxal phosphate-dependent aminotransferase, translating to MKLAYITTRLAGLGGAKWAVHFAARDRIEAGEDIIEMTIGEPDVPVPDRLVAASIEALNAGRTKYSNGQGEEGLLQALADRYTARIGRPFGPENFLCLPGTQTALYTVMMGVAETGDEVLVGDPMYATYEGVVRATGATMVPVPLRAEHGFRMQAHDLAAAITPKSRAILLNSPHNPTGAILSREELQAIGALARQHNLWIISDEVYEDLIFDGTAFCSPLALPEIADRVIAVASISKSHAAPGFRSGWCVGPAAFCEALLPVAETMLFGNQPFIADMTELAVREGSPVAAGMAARFSARATRLRDQLQAESDLAVHMPAAGMFALVSAKALGLEGEAYAWALLDQGVAVMPGSAFGDGLQDWVRVALTIPDDQFDQAIDRMLTHAKATQPQAVAS from the coding sequence ATGAAACTGGCCTATATCACCACCCGGTTGGCCGGGTTGGGCGGCGCCAAATGGGCGGTGCATTTTGCGGCGCGCGATCGCATTGAGGCGGGCGAAGACATCATTGAGATGACCATTGGCGAACCTGATGTGCCGGTGCCTGACAGATTGGTTGCCGCCAGCATTGAAGCGCTGAACGCCGGGCGCACCAAATATTCCAACGGACAAGGTGAGGAAGGACTGCTGCAGGCCTTGGCGGATCGCTACACAGCCCGGATTGGCCGGCCCTTCGGGCCTGAGAACTTCCTGTGTCTGCCGGGTACCCAGACCGCGCTTTATACCGTGATGATGGGCGTTGCCGAAACGGGTGATGAGGTGCTGGTGGGCGATCCGATGTATGCGACTTACGAAGGGGTGGTGCGTGCAACTGGCGCCACGATGGTCCCGGTGCCCCTGCGGGCCGAACATGGGTTCCGCATGCAGGCCCATGATCTGGCCGCCGCAATCACCCCCAAAAGCCGCGCCATCCTGCTGAACTCCCCCCACAACCCCACTGGCGCGATCCTCAGCCGGGAGGAGCTACAGGCGATCGGCGCACTGGCCCGTCAGCACAACCTCTGGATCATTTCGGATGAGGTGTACGAGGATCTGATCTTTGACGGCACCGCCTTCTGCTCGCCGCTTGCCCTGCCCGAAATCGCCGATCGGGTCATCGCGGTGGCCTCAATCTCCAAATCTCACGCAGCGCCTGGGTTCCGCAGCGGCTGGTGTGTTGGGCCTGCCGCCTTCTGCGAGGCTTTGCTGCCCGTTGCCGAAACCATGCTGTTTGGCAACCAACCCTTCATCGCCGACATGACCGAACTTGCCGTGCGCGAAGGATCGCCCGTGGCGGCAGGCATGGCCGCACGGTTCAGCGCGCGTGCCACCCGGCTGCGCGATCAACTGCAGGCTGAGAGTGACCTCGCCGTGCATATGCCGGCGGCAGGCATGTTTGCATTGGTGTCCGCCAAAGCCCTCGGTCTTGAAGGTGAAGCCTACGCCTGGGCACTGCTAGATCAGGGCGTTGCCGTGATGCCGGGCAGTGCCTTTGGCGATGGCCTGCAGGACTGGGTGCGTGTCGCGCTGACCATCCCGGACGACCAGTTCGATCAGGCGATTGATCGTATGTTGACCCATGCCAAAGCCACCCAACCGCAGGCGGTCGCCTCATGA
- a CDS encoding Dabb family protein → MIRHIVLINFRAEVSEQEISQMFSALPALQDLLPGMGAVTAGRSESPEQMERGYMHGFVLDFDSWQSLQAYQDHPQHQALGARLVAAAEGGKDGILVFDLEV, encoded by the coding sequence ATGATCCGCCATATCGTATTGATCAACTTCCGCGCTGAAGTGTCTGAGCAGGAGATTTCTCAGATGTTTTCCGCCCTGCCAGCGTTGCAGGATCTTTTGCCCGGCATGGGCGCGGTTACCGCGGGTCGCAGCGAAAGCCCGGAACAGATGGAACGTGGGTATATGCACGGGTTTGTGTTGGATTTTGACAGCTGGCAGAGCCTGCAGGCCTATCAGGATCATCCCCAGCATCAGGCGCTTGGGGCCAGGCTGGTTGCGGCGGCCGAAGGCGGTAAAGACGGCATTCTGGTCTTCGATCTGGAGGTTTAA
- a CDS encoding isopenicillin N synthase family dioxygenase — protein sequence MNIKTSSFTPYDDGTLPLISLSDLSSEDPVKQQAVADQIGQAARQFGFFRICDHGINPVLIEAAYAVAALFFAQPERHKMRHYIGNSSNHRGYVPFSEKGDYADEKNRSYEAFDLGLDLPSDDPDYLAGNRLLGPNVWPDSPGFAQIIGTYYQQIARLGQRVTGALEQHLGLPQGAMLAQMDKPVSQLRLLHYLRGDETTDHKSVNMGAHTDYECLTLLHTRNPGLQVLATSGKWIDVPVDHSVFVVNIGDMLEAWSNGILRSTPHRVLNSSAERFSMPYFVAANYDTMIEPFPQLISENRPSGYTPFKAGEHLETMLMRDFPYLRDGQAETNFSNPFEGRLQGDQH from the coding sequence ATGAACATTAAAACATCATCTTTCACCCCCTATGACGACGGCACCCTGCCGTTGATCAGTCTCAGCGATCTCAGCAGTGAGGATCCTGTCAAACAGCAGGCGGTTGCAGACCAGATCGGTCAGGCCGCACGGCAGTTCGGGTTTTTCCGGATCTGCGATCATGGCATCAATCCGGTGCTGATTGAGGCGGCCTATGCGGTGGCCGCGCTGTTCTTTGCGCAGCCCGAACGGCACAAGATGCGCCATTACATCGGCAACAGCAGCAATCACCGCGGCTATGTGCCGTTCAGTGAAAAAGGCGATTATGCCGATGAGAAAAACCGCAGCTATGAGGCGTTTGATCTAGGTCTGGACCTGCCGTCGGATGACCCGGATTATCTGGCGGGCAACCGTTTGTTGGGGCCAAATGTCTGGCCGGACAGCCCCGGGTTTGCCCAGATCATCGGCACCTATTACCAGCAGATCGCGCGGCTTGGTCAGCGGGTGACTGGTGCGTTGGAGCAGCATCTTGGCCTGCCGCAGGGCGCCATGCTGGCCCAGATGGACAAGCCCGTTTCACAGCTGCGCCTGCTGCATTACCTGCGCGGCGATGAGACCACCGACCATAAATCGGTCAATATGGGCGCCCATACGGACTATGAATGTCTGACACTGTTGCATACACGCAACCCCGGTCTGCAAGTCCTTGCAACCTCTGGTAAATGGATCGACGTACCGGTCGATCATTCGGTCTTTGTGGTCAATATTGGCGACATGTTGGAGGCCTGGAGCAACGGAATTTTGCGCTCAACACCTCATAGGGTCTTGAATTCAAGCGCAGAACGGTTTTCGATGCCGTATTTTGTAGCGGCAAATTACGACACGATGATTGAACCCTTCCCTCAGCTTATCAGCGAAAACCGCCCATCGGGCTATACGCCCTTCAAAGCGGGGGAGCATCTGGAGACTATGCTTATGCGCGATTTCCCCTATCTGCGGGACGGTCAGGCAGAGACCAACTTCTCAAACCCCTTTGAAGGCCGCCTGCAGGGAGATCAGCACTGA
- a CDS encoding TetR/AcrR family transcriptional regulator, producing the protein MQEKRRKFKRQSAEERKQALVQATLDLVAEQGVQAATVRAISERAEVTQGLIRHYFSTKEELILAAYEYHMNALTDQASAAAEAEHDSARGKLAGFIRASLKPPVVDPRALALWAGFMTMLLQDPAMRQIHERSYVYFRNRLQALIAEALTEAGKTVSEPRLRGLAIACNAVVDGLWLEGGALPEAFGDDELPKIGLEAVGAIIDLSLDLG; encoded by the coding sequence GTGCAGGAAAAGCGACGTAAATTCAAACGGCAAAGCGCTGAGGAGCGGAAGCAGGCGCTGGTGCAGGCGACTTTGGATCTGGTGGCAGAACAGGGGGTTCAGGCTGCAACCGTGCGCGCCATTTCCGAACGCGCTGAGGTGACGCAGGGGCTGATCCGGCACTATTTCTCAACCAAAGAAGAGCTGATCCTGGCCGCTTATGAATACCACATGAATGCGCTGACCGATCAGGCCAGTGCGGCGGCTGAGGCGGAGCATGACAGCGCCCGTGGCAAGCTGGCGGGCTTCATCCGCGCGTCGCTGAAACCGCCTGTTGTCGATCCTCGGGCGCTGGCGCTTTGGGCGGGGTTCATGACGATGCTGCTGCAGGATCCGGCAATGCGGCAGATCCATGAGCGCAGCTATGTCTATTTCCGCAACCGTCTGCAGGCACTGATCGCTGAGGCGCTGACGGAGGCCGGGAAAACCGTTTCAGAACCGAGGCTTAGGGGCCTGGCTATCGCCTGCAACGCAGTGGTGGATGGCCTGTGGCTGGAAGGTGGTGCTTTGCCAGAGGCCTTCGGCGACGACGAATTGCCGAAAATCGGGCTGGAGGCCGTGGGCGCGATTATCGATCTGTCGCTGGACCTGGGGTGA
- a CDS encoding MBL fold metallo-hydrolase, whose protein sequence is MSARIHDMKIGEIDLRIFDDGRFTLPAAYFGNVPEGMVLGEQVEIGANLWLIRSGDRVILVDTGSAEALKAMFPETGAAWGDLQGVQPTDIVLTHMHADHLGGFADPAAFAGVTIHVAAAEWGFWTNPDLPGLVPEENRPMIEMIQGVAAGIADRVVTHDGAAELAPGVTLAPLPGHTPGHTGVQLQSGGQELLIVSDAVITEQIQMAQPEVTYALDGDAAAAVATRQALLAEAAAKGTPIAATHFAFPGVGTVVAEGRAYRFQPV, encoded by the coding sequence ATGAGCGCACGTATACATGACATGAAAATCGGTGAGATTGATCTGCGGATCTTCGATGATGGTCGGTTCACCCTGCCTGCCGCCTATTTCGGCAATGTGCCTGAGGGCATGGTGCTGGGTGAGCAGGTGGAGATTGGCGCGAACCTCTGGCTGATCCGCAGCGGCGATCGTGTGATCCTTGTTGATACCGGCTCGGCTGAGGCGCTGAAGGCCATGTTCCCCGAAACCGGCGCGGCCTGGGGGGATCTGCAGGGGGTGCAGCCAACCGACATCGTGTTGACCCACATGCATGCCGATCATCTGGGCGGCTTTGCCGATCCAGCGGCCTTTGCCGGGGTGACCATCCATGTGGCTGCGGCGGAATGGGGGTTCTGGACCAACCCGGATCTGCCCGGTCTGGTGCCGGAAGAAAACCGCCCGATGATTGAGATGATCCAAGGCGTTGCGGCTGGGATCGCGGATCGGGTGGTGACACATGACGGCGCGGCAGAACTGGCCCCGGGCGTCACCCTGGCGCCTCTGCCGGGCCATACGCCGGGCCACACCGGTGTTCAGCTGCAAAGCGGCGGGCAGGAACTGCTGATCGTGTCAGACGCGGTGATCACCGAGCAGATCCAGATGGCCCAACCCGAAGTGACCTATGCCCTGGATGGCGATGCCGCCGCAGCCGTGGCCACCCGCCAGGCCCTGCTGGCTGAGGCCGCTGCCAAAGGCACGCCAATTGCGGCCACACATTTTGCCTTCCCCGGTGTGGGCACCGTTGTGGCGGAGGGGCGGGCCTACCGGTTCCAGCCGGTCTAA
- a CDS encoding LysE family translocator produces MPPFETILAVLLAGFALSATPGPSMLYVLSRTVGQDRVAGLASAFGLALGGMALAVATAMGLAAVFAKFTWIVPGLRYLGSAYLIWLGVGMIREARAAALADLHVSEVVRKPVRAIVWQGVLVELLNPKTVLFFALFLPPFITMGEGNGSVELQFLILGALVPLTAIPSDMLVVFMGSSLAGAINKRRHLREALGWIGGGMLILIAVNLHLGLI; encoded by the coding sequence ATGCCACCCTTTGAAACGATCTTGGCGGTGCTGCTTGCAGGATTTGCGCTTAGCGCAACACCCGGTCCCTCGATGCTTTATGTGCTGTCGCGCACGGTCGGGCAGGACCGGGTTGCCGGGCTGGCCTCGGCCTTTGGGCTGGCGCTGGGGGGCATGGCGCTGGCCGTGGCCACCGCGATGGGGCTTGCAGCCGTGTTTGCCAAGTTCACATGGATCGTGCCGGGGCTGCGCTATCTGGGATCGGCCTATCTGATCTGGCTGGGCGTCGGCATGATCCGCGAAGCCCGTGCGGCAGCGCTGGCGGATCTGCATGTCAGCGAAGTGGTGCGCAAACCTGTGCGTGCGATCGTTTGGCAGGGGGTTCTGGTGGAACTGCTGAACCCCAAAACGGTGCTGTTCTTCGCGCTGTTCCTGCCGCCCTTCATCACGATGGGGGAGGGCAACGGCAGTGTTGAACTACAGTTCCTGATCCTCGGCGCGCTGGTCCCGCTGACGGCGATCCCGTCGGATATGCTGGTTGTCTTCATGGGTTCCAGCCTTGCTGGCGCGATTAACAAACGCCGGCATCTGCGTGAGGCGCTCGGCTGGATTGGCGGCGGTATGCTGATCCTGATCGCGGTCAACCTGCACCTTGGGCTGATCTGA
- a CDS encoding mandelate racemase/muconate lactonizing enzyme family protein: MKITKIETFANEFVGFTRLTTEDGAQGWGQVSTYNSDITAQVLHRQIAPWALGRSTQDLEAMVCEIPEREHKFPGSYLRRALAGLDTAIWDWRGKQAGKPVVELLGGTPGRLRAYGSSMTRDITPEEEATRLARLRGEQGFDAFKFRVGRECGHDVDQWPGRTDAIVPAVRAAVGDDVALLVDGNSGYSAAKAIEVGKMLEQNGVEHFEEPCPYWLMEETKQVTDALDLDVTGGEQDCDLQHWKRMIAMRAVDVIQPDILYLGGISRTLMVAEMGAKAGLPCTPHCANLSLVTLFTMHLLKAIPNAGKYLEFSIEGDDIYPWQRDLFVTCPYRIEDGHVTVSDAPGWGIEVSPEWLSRAQYQVSELSE, translated from the coding sequence ATGAAGATCACCAAGATTGAAACTTTTGCCAATGAATTCGTAGGCTTCACCCGGCTGACGACAGAGGATGGCGCGCAGGGCTGGGGGCAGGTCTCGACCTATAATTCCGACATCACCGCGCAGGTGTTGCACCGTCAGATCGCCCCTTGGGCACTGGGGCGGTCCACCCAGGATCTGGAGGCAATGGTCTGTGAAATCCCCGAGCGTGAACATAAATTCCCCGGCTCCTACCTGCGCCGGGCGCTGGCGGGGCTGGATACGGCAATCTGGGATTGGCGCGGCAAACAGGCGGGCAAACCGGTGGTTGAACTGCTGGGCGGCACGCCGGGCCGGCTGCGGGCCTATGGCTCATCAATGACCCGCGACATCACACCCGAGGAGGAGGCCACGCGCCTGGCACGGCTGCGGGGTGAACAGGGGTTTGATGCCTTCAAATTTCGGGTGGGCCGCGAATGTGGGCACGATGTGGACCAATGGCCCGGACGCACCGATGCGATTGTGCCTGCGGTACGCGCGGCGGTGGGCGACGATGTAGCGCTTCTGGTCGATGGCAACTCGGGCTATTCGGCGGCCAAGGCGATTGAGGTCGGCAAGATGCTGGAACAAAACGGCGTCGAACACTTTGAGGAGCCTTGCCCATACTGGCTGATGGAGGAAACCAAACAGGTCACCGATGCCTTGGATTTGGATGTGACAGGCGGGGAACAGGATTGTGATCTGCAGCATTGGAAACGGATGATCGCGATGCGCGCGGTGGATGTGATCCAGCCCGATATCCTCTATCTCGGCGGTATCTCCCGCACGCTGATGGTGGCCGAGATGGGCGCCAAGGCCGGGCTGCCCTGCACGCCGCATTGCGCCAACCTGTCACTGGTGACGCTGTTCACCATGCATCTGCTCAAGGCCATTCCAAACGCCGGCAAGTATCTGGAATTCTCCATTGAAGGCGATGACATCTATCCCTGGCAGCGCGATCTGTTTGTGACCTGTCCCTACCGCATCGAAGACGGCCATGTGACGGTCTCTGACGCGCCGGGTTGGGGGATTGAGGTGTCCCCTGAATGGCTGTCGCGGGCGCAGTATCAGGTCAGTGAGCTATCTGAGTAA
- a CDS encoding SMR family transporter translates to MSLSGFLLVLVSVSLSAVAQTAFKMGVSRVTLPEDAALWVKAASFLFSPLVLLGLALYGVGTVLWLFALRQMDLSLAYPFVAMSFVMVSVSGIVFLGEPVSLPRLLGLALIILGLLVMARG, encoded by the coding sequence ATGAGCCTATCTGGTTTCCTGCTGGTTCTGGTCAGCGTCAGCCTGTCTGCCGTGGCCCAAACCGCGTTCAAAATGGGTGTGTCCCGGGTGACCCTGCCAGAGGACGCAGCCTTATGGGTCAAGGCCGCGAGCTTCCTCTTTTCGCCGCTGGTTCTGCTGGGTCTGGCGCTTTATGGCGTCGGGACGGTGCTGTGGCTCTTTGCCCTGCGCCAGATGGATCTGTCGCTGGCCTATCCCTTTGTCGCGATGAGCTTTGTCATGGTCTCCGTCTCAGGTATTGTTTTCCTGGGCGAACCCGTCAGCCTACCCCGGCTTCTGGGGCTGGCGCTGATCATCCTGGGGCTGCTGGTGATGGCGCGGGGCTGA
- a CDS encoding UbiA family prenyltransferase, with protein sequence MTQIVDTKTDPTASAPASALPLYVDLDHTLVRTDVAQEMLIRSAKSPVALWRAFRATLQQGFSGLKAALAQEVPLRAHLLPYNDAVLDHIAAARAAGRPVILATAADQNVADAVAAHLGVFDEVIASSPGSNLKGAAKLAAIQAHCDNGPFEYLGDSRADMPIWQAATARGFAKAPKEAQHWLGEATLQPTAEGSTARALLKAMRPHQWAKNALLFLPLIFAHLYTDGASLTAAALGFLAFSLCASAVYLLNDLLDVDSDRAHATKCNRPFAAGRLRPFTGLAASAGLFALALLLGALIGSLFLAILITYVIMTKAYSLWLKQYSTIDVVVLALLYTVRIIAGAAAIMVMPSPWLLTFSLFFFLSLAYMKRYIELSRLIAAEPQVDERLPARNYYSGDITVVQTFGIANGALSLLTLAEYVNSDTVKERYLTPEFLWLLLPVMMFWTYRSWMWANRDQIGDDPVVFALRDQISRISVWAMLAIVLLARYVDVGGFGG encoded by the coding sequence ATGACCCAGATTGTAGACACGAAGACAGATCCCACCGCCAGCGCGCCCGCGTCTGCGTTGCCGCTTTACGTTGATCTGGACCACACGTTGGTGCGCACCGATGTGGCGCAGGAAATGCTGATCCGGTCAGCCAAATCCCCTGTCGCCCTCTGGCGCGCCTTTAGGGCAACCCTGCAACAGGGGTTCAGCGGCTTGAAAGCGGCGCTGGCCCAGGAGGTGCCGCTGCGTGCGCATCTGCTGCCCTATAATGACGCCGTTTTGGATCACATCGCAGCCGCCCGCGCCGCTGGGCGCCCTGTCATCCTGGCCACCGCCGCCGATCAAAACGTGGCAGACGCCGTGGCGGCGCATCTGGGTGTCTTTGACGAGGTCATTGCCTCCTCCCCCGGCAGCAACCTTAAAGGGGCGGCGAAACTGGCGGCCATTCAGGCCCATTGTGACAACGGCCCGTTTGAATATCTGGGTGACAGCCGGGCGGACATGCCGATCTGGCAGGCGGCCACAGCCCGCGGATTTGCCAAAGCCCCGAAAGAGGCGCAGCACTGGCTGGGTGAGGCCACGCTGCAACCCACCGCCGAAGGATCAACCGCCCGTGCCTTGCTGAAGGCGATGCGGCCCCATCAATGGGCCAAAAACGCGCTGTTGTTTCTGCCGCTGATCTTTGCCCATCTTTACACTGATGGGGCCAGCCTGACGGCTGCGGCCCTGGGTTTTTTGGCGTTTTCGCTCTGTGCCTCCGCGGTTTATCTGCTGAATGATCTGTTGGATGTAGACTCAGACCGGGCGCATGCAACGAAATGCAACCGCCCCTTTGCCGCTGGTAGGTTGCGCCCGTTCACAGGGCTTGCCGCCTCGGCCGGCCTGTTTGCGCTGGCGCTCCTCCTCGGGGCGCTGATCGGGTCGCTGTTCCTGGCTATTCTGATCACCTATGTCATCATGACCAAGGCCTACTCGCTCTGGCTGAAACAATATTCCACCATCGATGTGGTGGTTCTGGCGCTGCTTTACACGGTGCGCATCATTGCTGGCGCGGCTGCGATCATGGTGATGCCCAGCCCGTGGCTTCTGACCTTCTCTTTGTTCTTTTTCCTCAGCCTTGCCTATATGAAGCGCTACATTGAGCTGTCGCGCCTGATCGCGGCAGAGCCGCAGGTCGATGAACGCCTGCCCGCCCGCAACTACTACAGCGGCGATATCACGGTGGTGCAGACCTTTGGCATCGCCAATGGCGCCCTGTCGCTGCTGACACTGGCGGAATACGTCAACAGCGACACCGTGAAAGAACGCTACCTCACGCCTGAGTTTCTGTGGCTGTTGCTGCCGGTGATGATGTTCTGGACCTATCGCAGCTGGATGTGGGCCAACCGCGATCAGATTGGGGATGACCCGGTTGTTTTTGCCCTGCGGGACCAGATCAGCCGTATTTCGGTCTGGGCGATGTTGGCAATTGTGCTGCTGGCCCGTTACGTCGACGTGGGGGGATTTGGCGGATGA
- a CDS encoding 5-guanidino-2-oxopentanoate decarboxylase, with protein sequence MRKTKPTVGEALVSGLKQRGVDCVFGIPGVHTIELYRGLDLDGIRHVTPRHEQGAGFMADGYARASGKPGVAFVITGPGLTNTITPVAQARADSVPVLVVSGVNARASLGEGMGHLHELPDQQGLMQTVVAASEHVSNPDALNGALTRAFDAMQAARPKPAHIEVPLDVAGVTAAPLAPPAPPAAPKAAADDALQQVIAQLTQAERVVILAGGGIKTGGAALQSLAESLDAPVVQTTNARGLMHQHPLTVPASPSLKPVRDLIEEADCVLALGTELGPTDYDMYATGDMAQMRGLIRVDICPDQIARHPHVIALCADAATVAGQLAAQLPRRAPTDGAARAEACRTAAWDALSPAYRANVAMLNAMRDALPGAQIVGDSTQPIYAGNLYYGHDVAGGWFNSSTGYGALGYAIPAAIGAAIAKPDQPTICLTGDGGAQFSLPELAVAAQEGLPVRFVIWNNHGFGEIAAAMRDVDAPVIGCDPTPPRFADTAASYNMEYRQVPDQPEALSAALRDTAQAPGPVMIEVVIAS encoded by the coding sequence ATGAGAAAAACCAAACCAACCGTCGGCGAGGCGCTGGTCAGCGGCTTGAAACAGCGCGGCGTTGACTGCGTCTTCGGCATTCCCGGCGTGCATACGATTGAGCTTTACCGGGGTCTGGATCTTGACGGGATCCGCCATGTCACCCCGCGGCATGAACAGGGGGCGGGCTTCATGGCCGATGGCTATGCCCGCGCCAGTGGCAAGCCCGGCGTGGCCTTTGTGATCACCGGCCCCGGCCTGACCAACACGATCACCCCCGTGGCCCAGGCCCGTGCGGATTCGGTCCCGGTTTTGGTGGTCTCGGGCGTCAATGCCCGCGCCTCTCTGGGTGAGGGCATGGGCCATCTGCATGAGTTGCCCGACCAGCAGGGGTTGATGCAAACCGTGGTCGCGGCCTCGGAACACGTGAGCAACCCTGACGCCTTGAACGGCGCGTTAACGCGTGCCTTTGACGCGATGCAGGCCGCGCGCCCGAAGCCCGCACATATTGAGGTGCCGCTGGATGTGGCTGGCGTCACGGCCGCCCCGCTGGCGCCCCCTGCCCCCCCAGCCGCCCCGAAAGCCGCCGCAGATGACGCGCTGCAACAGGTTATCGCGCAACTGACCCAGGCAGAACGGGTGGTGATCCTTGCTGGCGGCGGTATCAAAACAGGTGGCGCTGCGCTGCAATCCTTGGCAGAGAGCCTCGACGCGCCGGTGGTTCAGACCACCAATGCGCGCGGGTTGATGCATCAGCATCCGTTGACCGTGCCCGCCAGTCCCAGCCTGAAACCGGTGCGTGATCTGATCGAGGAGGCCGACTGCGTGCTGGCCCTTGGGACGGAGTTGGGGCCGACCGATTATGACATGTACGCAACCGGTGACATGGCGCAGATGCGCGGGCTGATCCGGGTGGATATCTGCCCGGATCAAATCGCCCGTCACCCACATGTGATCGCCCTCTGCGCCGATGCGGCAACGGTGGCGGGTCAACTGGCCGCCCAGCTGCCACGGCGTGCACCAACCGACGGCGCCGCCCGGGCCGAGGCCTGCCGCACCGCCGCCTGGGATGCCCTCAGCCCGGCCTACCGCGCCAATGTTGCGATGCTCAACGCGATGCGCGATGCCCTGCCCGGCGCGCAGATCGTGGGCGATTCAACGCAGCCGATCTATGCCGGAAATCTCTATTACGGTCATGATGTTGCGGGGGGATGGTTCAATTCCTCCACCGGCTATGGCGCCTTGGGCTATGCGATCCCCGCGGCGATTGGCGCGGCCATTGCCAAGCCCGATCAGCCAACCATCTGTCTGACCGGCGATGGGGGCGCGCAGTTTTCGCTGCCCGAACTGGCCGTCGCCGCGCAGGAAGGCCTGCCGGTGCGCTTTGTGATCTGGAACAACCACGGTTTTGGCGAAATCGCTGCGGCCATGCGCGACGTCGATGCGCCGGTGATTGGCTGCGATCCAACCCCGCCCCGTTTTGCCGACACCGCCGCCTCTTACAATATGGAATACCGACAGGTGCCTGATCAACCCGAGGCGCTGAGCGCTGCCCTGCGCGACACGGCGCAGGCGCCCGGTCCGGTGATGATTGAGGTTGTGATCGCCTCATAG
- a CDS encoding GlxA family transcriptional regulator, which yields MNSAPRVLLLDYPGALPSAVLGLVDILSHAGLRPEIVRPGDMTAAGWAKMPGASAILLPPAATAPDPADHPDLPRWISDQAQQGALICSACVGVIWVAAAGLDAGRPVTTHWGAGHDLQRHWPDLQINTDRLVIEYDDLVTAGGLMAWVDLALIVIERLCGHAKMLETARHFVVDPGRRDQRRFQRFQPRFDHGDAKVAEAQHGLARDLAHPPALPLLAGRLGLSPRSLQRRFQRATGLTVTQYLQQLRIEHAKTLLADSALPVAEVAAQSGYQDLPAFHRVFGRISGQTPAAFHKSLRDMAKGGARGTAP from the coding sequence ATGAATTCCGCTCCTCGTGTTCTCCTCCTCGACTATCCCGGTGCGCTGCCATCTGCGGTGCTGGGTCTGGTGGATATCCTGTCACACGCGGGCCTCCGCCCTGAGATAGTGCGCCCAGGGGACATGACAGCGGCGGGTTGGGCGAAAATGCCGGGCGCCAGTGCAATCCTGTTGCCGCCGGCAGCCACGGCCCCTGACCCCGCCGACCACCCCGATCTGCCGCGCTGGATTTCGGACCAAGCGCAGCAGGGCGCGCTGATCTGCTCTGCCTGTGTTGGGGTGATCTGGGTGGCCGCCGCAGGTCTTGACGCCGGGCGCCCGGTGACGACCCATTGGGGCGCGGGGCATGATCTGCAGCGCCATTGGCCGGATCTACAGATCAACACCGACCGGCTGGTGATCGAATATGACGATCTGGTCACTGCGGGCGGGCTGATGGCCTGGGTGGATCTGGCCCTGATTGTGATCGAACGGCTGTGCGGGCATGCCAAGATGCTGGAAACCGCGCGCCATTTTGTGGTTGATCCCGGTCGGCGCGACCAGCGCCGGTTTCAGCGATTCCAACCGCGATTTGACCATGGGGATGCCAAGGTGGCCGAGGCCCAGCACGGGCTGGCCCGCGATCTTGCCCATCCACCTGCCCTGCCCCTGCTGGCAGGGCGGCTGGGCCTGTCACCCCGCAGCTTGCAGCGGCGGTTCCAACGGGCCACCGGGCTGACTGTCACCCAATACCTGCAGCAGTTGCGGATTGAACATGCCAAAACCCTGCTGGCGGACAGCGCCCTGCCGGTTGCAGAGGTGGCGGCGCAATCGGGTTATCAGGATCTGCCTGCCTTTCACCGTGTCTTTGGCCGCATCAGTGGTCAGACCCCGGCCGCCTTCCACAAAAGCCTGCGCGACATGGCAAAGGGCGGCGCCCGTGGCACCGCCCCTTAA